A single window of Lepisosteus oculatus isolate fLepOcu1 chromosome 29, fLepOcu1.hap2, whole genome shotgun sequence DNA harbors:
- the sbno2b gene encoding si:ch73-63e15.2 isoform X4: MTKLYANPGHSSRAETALLQLSEDLSCIDELSNPSLFSSPPDSLSEYADAPNFLNTSTDNLPHVPTLWDINTPSQNPLELSATRFQGLNSLEDISDIITPSLGGYQRPQPPAEEEEDAEEEETEELGHVETYAVYKPSKSKIGIPHPDIVVETNTLSSVPPPDITYTLSIPETTIKNGLLSDLQLEAVIYSCQQHEVILQNRQRAGFLIGDGAGVGKGRTVAGIILENYLKGRKKALWFSVSNDLKYDAERDLKDIDAPNIPVHALNKIKYGDTATSEGVLFATYSALIGESQAGGQHRTRLTQILDWCKPDFDGVIVFDECHKAKNATSTKMGKAVLDLQNKLPNARVVYASATGASEPKNMIYMSRLGIWGEGTPFKTFEDFLHAIEKRGVGAMEIVAMDMKVSGMYIARQLSFSGVSFRIEEISLDNDFMMVYNKAAKLWAEALMVFQRAADDLGLVSRKSLWGQFWSSHQRFFKYLCIAAKVRRLVQLAEKELLSGKCIVIGLQSTGEARTREVLDENDGHLDRFVSAAEGVFQSLVLKHFPSEKQKREKGAGNKRKRKTKGRQPKFPKHCVDAGGVINISDDSSTESDGVDSDSNSSPESLLDNDDVIFVNHTNCHTAKLEEIKQDLLKKIEDLGKDLPLNTLDELIDRFGGPERVSEMTGRKGRVVRRPDGSVRYESRAEQGLTIDHVNIKEKERFMNGEKLVAIISEAASSGISLQADKRVKNQRRRVHMTLELPWSADRAIQQFGRTHRSNQVTAPEYIFLISELAGERRFASIVAKRLESLGALTHGDRRATESRDLSKYNFENKYGTKALDKITKAILGQIESKVPPPKGYPGGDAMFFRDMKRGMIDVGIFCKEPRFGISTEKDCSITKFLNRILGLEVHKQNSLFQYFTDNFDYLIEKDKKEGKYDMGILDLAPGNDEIYEETQEKFLTLGNPQDGQVILYKISVDRGMPWQEAYSKSQKLSGPDEGFYLSYRLRGSHPCVLLAEQGRGKNFTLYKPNIGKQAHPESLDNLLKKYRKVTPEEAQDPWENQFQFSFRKCSHANWNGKCKQIEEGHECWQGMRLRQYHMLCGALLRVWKRVADVVSDITNSSILQIVRLKTKQNTKQVGIKIPENCVLRVREELKQMDEEVKRKRMERLQRAQEQREQRAQEQRAQELRAQELLSQQRQIQELKKYFTAPMPLDLSGQPPLLNKVPGMAPGPSLHMLQFNRHAASNHLSSLDDMLVDLTSSPSPTADSGPCMDSAGSTAASLQEEFSLESFISPAHLGIAQAQQQQQQQHQESQAAHSALMQSDFLDFQEPPSSLSLPPSYPLSAQAVLPLTTMPSSVPTASLVSFSSSSLVPSEQPLSLPNGHCSTDINFREVLDSMLRTNPGRQSVIQYSMNQF; encoded by the exons GACCTCTCCTGCATCGATGAACTTTCCAACCCCTCTCTGTTCTCTTCGCCCCCCGACTCCTTGTCCGAATATGCAGACGCACCGAACTTCCTCAACACTAGCACGGATAACCTGCCACATGTGCCAACACTATGGGACATCAACACGCCCTCACAGAACCCTCTGGAG CTGAGTGCCACCAGGTTTCAGGGGTTAAACAGTTTGGAAGACATCTCTGACATTATCACCCCCTCTCTTGGCGGATACCAG CGTCCCCAGCCTCCTGCTGAAGAAGAGGAGGATGCCGAGGAAGAAGAGACTGAGGAATTGGGCCACGTGGAGACCTACGCGGTCTACAAGCCATCCAAAT CTAAAATAGGCATCCCTCATCCTGATATTGTTGTTGAAACAAACACATTGTCCAGCGTTCCCCCACCTGACATAACGTATACGCTGTCCATTCCTGAAACCACTATCAAAAACGGATTGCTCTCTGATCTACAGCTAGAGGCCGTCATATATAGCTGCCAG CAACATGAGGTGATCCTGCAGAATCGACAAAGAGCAGGATTCCTAATCGGAGACGGAGCAGGAGTGGGAAAAGGCAGAACTGTAGCAGGCATTATCTTGGAAAACTACttaaagggaagaaaaaaggcATTGTG GTTCAGTGTATCCAATGATCTAAAGTACGATGCTGAGAGAGATCTCAAAGACATTGATGCTCCAAATATCCCTGTGCATGCCTTAAACAAG ATTAAGTATGGTGACACAGCTACCTCAGAAGGAGTTCTTTTTGCTACATACTCTGCGCTGATTGGGGAGAGCCAGGCTGGTGGGCAGCACCGTACCAGACTGACGCAGATCCTGGACTGGTGTAAACCGGACTTCGATGGAGTT ATCGTGTTTGACGAATGCCACAAAGCCAAAAACGCCACGTCCACGAAGATGGGCAAGGCTGTCCTGGACCTGCAAAACAAGCTGCCCAATGCCAGGGTGGTTTACGCCAGTGCCACAG GTGCCTCTGAGCCAAAGAACATGATCTACATGAGCCGGCTGGGAATCTGGGGGGAAGGAACCCCCTTTAAGACATTTGAGGACTTCCTGCACGCCATTGAGAAAAG AGGGGTGGGCGCCATGGAGATTGTTGCCATGGATATGAAAGTCAGTGGGATGTACATCGCACGGCAGCTCAGCTTTTCAGGAGTTTCATTCCGGATAGAGGAGATCAGTCTGGACAATGACTTCATGATGGTCTACAACAAAGCTGCAAAACTG TGGGCTGAGGCCCTGATGGTGTTCCAGCGGGCGGCAGACGACCTGGGCCTGGTTTCTCGCAAGTCCCTCTGGGGCCAGTTCTGGTCGTCGCACCAGCGCTTCTTCAAATACCTCTGCATCGCCGCCAAAGTGCGCCGCCTGGTGCAGCTGGCGGAGAAGGAGCTGCTCAGTGGCAAG TGCATCGTGATTGGACTGCAGTCCACCGGGGAGGCCCGCACCAGAGAGGTTCTGGACGAGAACGATGGCCATCTGGACAGATTCGTCTCTGCAGCAGA GGGTGTATTTCAGTCTTTGGTGCTGAAGCACTTCCCGTCTGAGaagcagaaaagagaaaaggggGCTGGAAACAAAAGGAAAC GTAAGACCAAAGGGCGCCAGCCGAAGTTCCCAAAGCACTGCGTGGACGCTGGGGGTGTGATCAACATCAGCGACGACAGCAGCACCGAGTCCGACGGGGTGGACAGCGACTCCAACTCGTCCCCCGAGTCCCTCCTGGACAACGACGACGTCATCTTTGTCAACCACACTAACTGTCACACTG CGAAACTAGAAGAAATCAAGCAAGACCTCCTAAAAAAGATCGAAGACCTGGGAAAGGACCTACCTCTTAATACCTTGGACGAACTGATAGACCGGTTCGGCGGACCTGAGCGCGTTTCTGAG ATGACGGGACGCAAGGGGCGCGTGGTCCGGCGCCCGGACGGCAGCGTGCGGTACGAGTCCCGCGCCGAGCAGGGCCTCACCATCGACCACGTCAACATCAAGGAGAAGGAGCGGTTCATGAACGGGGAGAAG CTGGTAGCCATCATCTCCGAAGCCGCCAGCTCTGGGATCTCTCTGCAGGCTGATAAGCGCGTGAAGAACCAGAGACGGAGGGTCCACATGACCTTGGAGCTGCCCTGGAGCGCCGACCGGGCCATCCAGCAGTTCG GTCGGACTCACCGTTCCAACCAGGTGACTGCCCCCGAGTACATCTTCCTCATCTCGGAGCTGGCGGGAGAGAGGCGCTTCGCCTCCATAGTGGCCAAGCGGCTGGAGAGCCTG GGAGCTTTAACTCACGGCGACAGGAGAGCAACGGAGTCGAGGGACCTGAGCAAGTACAACTTTGAGAACAAG tatGGCACCAAGGCTCTGGACAAGATTACTAAAGCCATCCTGGGGCAGATCGAGAGCAAGGTACCCCCTCCTAAAGGCTACCCGGGTGGAGATGCCATGTTCTTCAGAG ACATGAAGCGAGGAATGATTGACGTGGGAATTTTCTGTAAGGAGCCACGATTTGGCATCAGTACAGAAAAAG ACTGCAGCATCACCAAGTTCCTGAACCGTATCCTTGGCCTGGAGGTGCACAAGCAGAACTCTCTTTTCCAGTACTTCACTGACAACTTTGACTACCTGATTGAGAAGGACAAGAAGGAGGGCAAATATGACATGGGCATCCTAG ACCTGGCTCCAGGAAACGATGAGATCTACGAAGAGACTCAGGAGAAGTTCCTTACGCTGGGAAACCCACAGGATGGGCAGGTGATACTTTATAAG ATCAGTGTGGACCGAGGAATGCCCTGGCAAGAAGCATACAGTAAATCTCAGAAGCTCAGTGGCCCCGACGAAGGGTTCTATCTCTCATACAGG TTGCGGGGGAGTCACCCGTGTGTACTGCTGGCCGAGCAGGGCCGGGGCAAGAACTTCACGTTGTACAAGCCCAATATCGGCAAGCAAGCGCATCCCGAGAGCTTGGACAACCTGCTTAAGAAGTACCGCAAG GTGACCCCAGAAGAGGCCCAGGATCCCTGGGAGAATCAGTTCCAGTTCTCCTTCCGGAAATGCAGCCATGCCAACTG GAACGGGAAGTGCAAGCAGATCGAGGAGGGGCACGAGTGCTGGCAGGGCATGCGCCTGCGGCAGTACCACATGCTGTGCGGCGCCCTGCTGCGCGTCTGGAAGAGGGTGGCGGACGTGGTCTCCGACATCACCAACTCCAGCATCCTGCAGATCGTCCGGCTCAAGACCAAACAGAACACCAAGCAAGTCG GCATCAAGATCCCAGAGAACTGTGTGCTGCGGGTGCGAGAGGAGCTGAAGCAGATGGACGAGGAGGTCAAGAGGAAGCGCATGGAGCGGCTGCAGCGGGCGCAGGAGCAGCGGGAGCAGCGGGCGCAGGAGCAGCGGGCGCAGGAGCTGCGGGCGCAGGAGCTGCTGAGCCAGCAGAGGCAGATCCAGGAGCTGAAGAAGTACTTCACCGCCCCGATGCCCCTCGACCTGTCCGGCCAGCCGCCGCTGCTGAACAAAGTGCCAGGCATGGCCCCTGGGCCCAGCCTGCACATGCTGCAGTTCAACAGACACGCCGCGAGCAACCACCTCAGCTCCTTGGATGACATGCTAGTGGACCTTACCAGCAGCCCCTCGCCGACGGCCGACTCCGGGCCGTGCATGGACAGCGCCGGGAGCACAGCGGCCTCCCTGCAGGAGGAATTCAGCCTGGAGTCTTTCATCTCGCCCGCACACCTTGGCATCGCACAggcgcagcagcagcagcagcagcaacatcaAGAAAGCCAGGCGGCGCACTCGGCCCTCATGCAGTCAGACTTCCTGGATTTCCAGGAGCCCCCTTCCTCTCTGAGCTTGCCTCCGTCTTACCCTCTGTCGGCCCAGGCGGTCCTGCCCTTGACGACAATGCCCAGCTCTGTCCCCACTGCTTCCTTGgtttccttctcctcctcctctctagTCCCGTCAGAACAGCCGCTCTCCTTGCCCAACGGGCACTGCAGCACAGACATCAACTTCCGTGAGGTTTTGGACAGCATGTTGCGGACCAACCCGGGACGCCAGTCTGTTATCCAGTACAGTATGAACCAGTTTTAA
- the sbno2b gene encoding si:ch73-63e15.2 isoform X5, protein MSLMQFWINFYSQLGRPLPKDLSCIDELSNPSLFSSPPDSLSEYADAPNFLNTSTDNLPHVPTLWDINTPSQNPLELSATRFQGLNSLEDISDIITPSLGGYQRPQPPAEEEEDAEEEETEELGHVETYAVYKPSKSKIGIPHPDIVVETNTLSSVPPPDITYTLSIPETTIKNGLLSDLQLEAVIYSCQQHEVILQNRQRAGFLIGDGAGVGKGRTVAGIILENYLKGRKKALWFSVSNDLKYDAERDLKDIDAPNIPVHALNKIKYGDTATSEGVLFATYSALIGESQAGGQHRTRLTQILDWCKPDFDGVIVFDECHKAKNATSTKMGKAVLDLQNKLPNARVVYASATGASEPKNMIYMSRLGIWGEGTPFKTFEDFLHAIEKRGVGAMEIVAMDMKVSGMYIARQLSFSGVSFRIEEISLDNDFMMVYNKAAKLWAEALMVFQRAADDLGLVSRKSLWGQFWSSHQRFFKYLCIAAKVRRLVQLAEKELLSGKCIVIGLQSTGEARTREVLDENDGHLDRFVSAAEGVFQSLVLKHFPSEKQKREKGAGNKRKRKTKGRQPKFPKHCVDAGGVINISDDSSTESDGVDSDSNSSPESLLDNDDVIFVNHTNCHTAKLEEIKQDLLKKIEDLGKDLPLNTLDELIDRFGGPERVSEMTGRKGRVVRRPDGSVRYESRAEQGLTIDHVNIKEKERFMNGEKLVAIISEAASSGISLQADKRVKNQRRRVHMTLELPWSADRAIQQFGRTHRSNQVTAPEYIFLISELAGERRFASIVAKRLESLGALTHGDRRATESRDLSKYNFENKYGTKALDKITKAILGQIESKVPPPKGYPGGDAMFFRDMKRGMIDVGIFCKEPRFGISTEKDCSITKFLNRILGLEVHKQNSLFQYFTDNFDYLIEKDKKEGKYDMGILDLAPGNDEIYEETQEKFLTLGNPQDGQVILYKISVDRGMPWQEAYSKSQKLSGPDEGFYLSYRLRGSHPCVLLAEQGRGKNFTLYKPNIGKQAHPESLDNLLKKYRKVTPEEAQDPWENQFQFSFRKCSHANWNGKCKQIEEGHECWQGMRLRQYHMLCGALLRVWKRVADVVSDITNSSILQIVRLKTKQNTKQVGIKIPENCVLRVREELKQMDEEVKRKRMERLQRAQEQREQRAQEQRAQELRAQELLSQQRQIQELKKYFTAPMPLDLSGQPPLLNKVPGMAPGPSLHMLQFNRHAASNHLSSLDDMLVDLTSSPSPTADSGPCMDSAGSTAASLQEEFSLESFISPAHLGIAQAQQQQQQQHQESQAAHSALMQSDFLDFQEPPSSLSLPPSYPLSAQAVLPLTTMPSSVPTASLVSFSSSSLVPSEQPLSLPNGHCSTDINFREVLDSMLRTNPGRQSVIQYSMNQF, encoded by the exons GACCTCTCCTGCATCGATGAACTTTCCAACCCCTCTCTGTTCTCTTCGCCCCCCGACTCCTTGTCCGAATATGCAGACGCACCGAACTTCCTCAACACTAGCACGGATAACCTGCCACATGTGCCAACACTATGGGACATCAACACGCCCTCACAGAACCCTCTGGAG CTGAGTGCCACCAGGTTTCAGGGGTTAAACAGTTTGGAAGACATCTCTGACATTATCACCCCCTCTCTTGGCGGATACCAG CGTCCCCAGCCTCCTGCTGAAGAAGAGGAGGATGCCGAGGAAGAAGAGACTGAGGAATTGGGCCACGTGGAGACCTACGCGGTCTACAAGCCATCCAAAT CTAAAATAGGCATCCCTCATCCTGATATTGTTGTTGAAACAAACACATTGTCCAGCGTTCCCCCACCTGACATAACGTATACGCTGTCCATTCCTGAAACCACTATCAAAAACGGATTGCTCTCTGATCTACAGCTAGAGGCCGTCATATATAGCTGCCAG CAACATGAGGTGATCCTGCAGAATCGACAAAGAGCAGGATTCCTAATCGGAGACGGAGCAGGAGTGGGAAAAGGCAGAACTGTAGCAGGCATTATCTTGGAAAACTACttaaagggaagaaaaaaggcATTGTG GTTCAGTGTATCCAATGATCTAAAGTACGATGCTGAGAGAGATCTCAAAGACATTGATGCTCCAAATATCCCTGTGCATGCCTTAAACAAG ATTAAGTATGGTGACACAGCTACCTCAGAAGGAGTTCTTTTTGCTACATACTCTGCGCTGATTGGGGAGAGCCAGGCTGGTGGGCAGCACCGTACCAGACTGACGCAGATCCTGGACTGGTGTAAACCGGACTTCGATGGAGTT ATCGTGTTTGACGAATGCCACAAAGCCAAAAACGCCACGTCCACGAAGATGGGCAAGGCTGTCCTGGACCTGCAAAACAAGCTGCCCAATGCCAGGGTGGTTTACGCCAGTGCCACAG GTGCCTCTGAGCCAAAGAACATGATCTACATGAGCCGGCTGGGAATCTGGGGGGAAGGAACCCCCTTTAAGACATTTGAGGACTTCCTGCACGCCATTGAGAAAAG AGGGGTGGGCGCCATGGAGATTGTTGCCATGGATATGAAAGTCAGTGGGATGTACATCGCACGGCAGCTCAGCTTTTCAGGAGTTTCATTCCGGATAGAGGAGATCAGTCTGGACAATGACTTCATGATGGTCTACAACAAAGCTGCAAAACTG TGGGCTGAGGCCCTGATGGTGTTCCAGCGGGCGGCAGACGACCTGGGCCTGGTTTCTCGCAAGTCCCTCTGGGGCCAGTTCTGGTCGTCGCACCAGCGCTTCTTCAAATACCTCTGCATCGCCGCCAAAGTGCGCCGCCTGGTGCAGCTGGCGGAGAAGGAGCTGCTCAGTGGCAAG TGCATCGTGATTGGACTGCAGTCCACCGGGGAGGCCCGCACCAGAGAGGTTCTGGACGAGAACGATGGCCATCTGGACAGATTCGTCTCTGCAGCAGA GGGTGTATTTCAGTCTTTGGTGCTGAAGCACTTCCCGTCTGAGaagcagaaaagagaaaaggggGCTGGAAACAAAAGGAAAC GTAAGACCAAAGGGCGCCAGCCGAAGTTCCCAAAGCACTGCGTGGACGCTGGGGGTGTGATCAACATCAGCGACGACAGCAGCACCGAGTCCGACGGGGTGGACAGCGACTCCAACTCGTCCCCCGAGTCCCTCCTGGACAACGACGACGTCATCTTTGTCAACCACACTAACTGTCACACTG CGAAACTAGAAGAAATCAAGCAAGACCTCCTAAAAAAGATCGAAGACCTGGGAAAGGACCTACCTCTTAATACCTTGGACGAACTGATAGACCGGTTCGGCGGACCTGAGCGCGTTTCTGAG ATGACGGGACGCAAGGGGCGCGTGGTCCGGCGCCCGGACGGCAGCGTGCGGTACGAGTCCCGCGCCGAGCAGGGCCTCACCATCGACCACGTCAACATCAAGGAGAAGGAGCGGTTCATGAACGGGGAGAAG CTGGTAGCCATCATCTCCGAAGCCGCCAGCTCTGGGATCTCTCTGCAGGCTGATAAGCGCGTGAAGAACCAGAGACGGAGGGTCCACATGACCTTGGAGCTGCCCTGGAGCGCCGACCGGGCCATCCAGCAGTTCG GTCGGACTCACCGTTCCAACCAGGTGACTGCCCCCGAGTACATCTTCCTCATCTCGGAGCTGGCGGGAGAGAGGCGCTTCGCCTCCATAGTGGCCAAGCGGCTGGAGAGCCTG GGAGCTTTAACTCACGGCGACAGGAGAGCAACGGAGTCGAGGGACCTGAGCAAGTACAACTTTGAGAACAAG tatGGCACCAAGGCTCTGGACAAGATTACTAAAGCCATCCTGGGGCAGATCGAGAGCAAGGTACCCCCTCCTAAAGGCTACCCGGGTGGAGATGCCATGTTCTTCAGAG ACATGAAGCGAGGAATGATTGACGTGGGAATTTTCTGTAAGGAGCCACGATTTGGCATCAGTACAGAAAAAG ACTGCAGCATCACCAAGTTCCTGAACCGTATCCTTGGCCTGGAGGTGCACAAGCAGAACTCTCTTTTCCAGTACTTCACTGACAACTTTGACTACCTGATTGAGAAGGACAAGAAGGAGGGCAAATATGACATGGGCATCCTAG ACCTGGCTCCAGGAAACGATGAGATCTACGAAGAGACTCAGGAGAAGTTCCTTACGCTGGGAAACCCACAGGATGGGCAGGTGATACTTTATAAG ATCAGTGTGGACCGAGGAATGCCCTGGCAAGAAGCATACAGTAAATCTCAGAAGCTCAGTGGCCCCGACGAAGGGTTCTATCTCTCATACAGG TTGCGGGGGAGTCACCCGTGTGTACTGCTGGCCGAGCAGGGCCGGGGCAAGAACTTCACGTTGTACAAGCCCAATATCGGCAAGCAAGCGCATCCCGAGAGCTTGGACAACCTGCTTAAGAAGTACCGCAAG GTGACCCCAGAAGAGGCCCAGGATCCCTGGGAGAATCAGTTCCAGTTCTCCTTCCGGAAATGCAGCCATGCCAACTG GAACGGGAAGTGCAAGCAGATCGAGGAGGGGCACGAGTGCTGGCAGGGCATGCGCCTGCGGCAGTACCACATGCTGTGCGGCGCCCTGCTGCGCGTCTGGAAGAGGGTGGCGGACGTGGTCTCCGACATCACCAACTCCAGCATCCTGCAGATCGTCCGGCTCAAGACCAAACAGAACACCAAGCAAGTCG GCATCAAGATCCCAGAGAACTGTGTGCTGCGGGTGCGAGAGGAGCTGAAGCAGATGGACGAGGAGGTCAAGAGGAAGCGCATGGAGCGGCTGCAGCGGGCGCAGGAGCAGCGGGAGCAGCGGGCGCAGGAGCAGCGGGCGCAGGAGCTGCGGGCGCAGGAGCTGCTGAGCCAGCAGAGGCAGATCCAGGAGCTGAAGAAGTACTTCACCGCCCCGATGCCCCTCGACCTGTCCGGCCAGCCGCCGCTGCTGAACAAAGTGCCAGGCATGGCCCCTGGGCCCAGCCTGCACATGCTGCAGTTCAACAGACACGCCGCGAGCAACCACCTCAGCTCCTTGGATGACATGCTAGTGGACCTTACCAGCAGCCCCTCGCCGACGGCCGACTCCGGGCCGTGCATGGACAGCGCCGGGAGCACAGCGGCCTCCCTGCAGGAGGAATTCAGCCTGGAGTCTTTCATCTCGCCCGCACACCTTGGCATCGCACAggcgcagcagcagcagcagcagcaacatcaAGAAAGCCAGGCGGCGCACTCGGCCCTCATGCAGTCAGACTTCCTGGATTTCCAGGAGCCCCCTTCCTCTCTGAGCTTGCCTCCGTCTTACCCTCTGTCGGCCCAGGCGGTCCTGCCCTTGACGACAATGCCCAGCTCTGTCCCCACTGCTTCCTTGgtttccttctcctcctcctctctagTCCCGTCAGAACAGCCGCTCTCCTTGCCCAACGGGCACTGCAGCACAGACATCAACTTCCGTGAGGTTTTGGACAGCATGTTGCGGACCAACCCGGGACGCCAGTCTGTTATCCAGTACAGTATGAACCAGTTTTAA